In Bradyrhizobium guangxiense, the following are encoded in one genomic region:
- the trhA gene encoding PAQR family membrane homeostasis protein TrhA, with amino-acid sequence MTVFQLKQLASTSVHAAADVIGWDYDRAELIADGIIHAIGVLSGVIAATVLVVLTAIYADATDVIGVSVYVAGLLSMLVLSATYNLWPVSPAKWLLRRFDHSAIYLLIAATYTPFILEVKDSGFALVLLAGVWCVAILGIVLKLLYPGRFDRVSVGIYLAMGWSGVMLYDAVVRALPALVLGFILAGGLLYSFGVIFHAWRRLRFQNAIWHGFVLAGAACHYTAVLDLVLS; translated from the coding sequence ATGACCGTCTTCCAACTGAAACAGCTTGCATCGACGTCTGTTCATGCCGCCGCCGACGTGATCGGCTGGGATTACGACCGCGCCGAGCTCATCGCCGACGGCATTATCCACGCGATCGGTGTGCTCTCCGGCGTCATCGCGGCAACCGTGCTGGTGGTGCTGACGGCGATCTATGCGGATGCGACCGACGTCATCGGCGTCTCGGTCTACGTCGCCGGCCTGCTCTCGATGCTGGTGTTGTCGGCGACCTATAATCTCTGGCCGGTGTCGCCGGCCAAATGGCTGCTGCGCCGGTTCGACCATTCCGCGATCTATCTCCTGATCGCGGCGACCTACACGCCGTTCATCCTGGAAGTGAAGGACAGCGGCTTCGCGCTGGTGCTGCTTGCCGGCGTCTGGTGTGTCGCCATCCTCGGCATCGTGCTGAAGCTGTTGTACCCCGGCCGGTTCGACCGCGTCTCGGTCGGCATCTATCTCGCGATGGGCTGGAGTGGCGTGATGCTCTATGACGCCGTGGTCAGGGCGTTGCCGGCGCTGGTGCTGGGATTCATCTTGGCCGGCGGTCTGCTCTACAGCTTCGGCGTTATTTTTCACGCCTGGCGGCGCCTGCGCTTCCAGAATGCGATCTGGCACGGCTTTGTCTTGGCCGGCGCGGCATGCCATTATACCGCAGTGCTCGACCTCGTGTTGAGCTGA
- a CDS encoding acyl-CoA dehydrogenase family protein, whose product MSQEHHTEDYADIREAVAKLCAQFPGEYWRKLDREMAYPKAFVDALTEAGYLSVLIPEEYGGAGLKLSAAAAILEEIQRAGCNGGGCHAQMYTMGTVLRHGNAEQKAKYLPKIASGELRLQAFGVTEPTSGTDTSSLKTFARKEGNDSYIVNGQKIWTSRAEHSDLMVLLARTTPKDQVKKRTDGLSVFIVDMREAKNNGLEIRPIRTMMNHATTEVFFTDMKVPAENLIGEEGKGFRYILSGMNAERILIAAECVGDAKWFIAKATNYAKERAVFGRPIGQNQGIQFPIAKAYASMRAAELMVKEATRKYEAGLDCGAEANMAKMLAADASWEAANACIQTHGGFGFAEEYDVERKFRETRLYQVAPISTNLVLSFVAEHVLGMPRSY is encoded by the coding sequence ATGAGTCAAGAACACCACACCGAAGATTATGCCGACATCCGCGAAGCCGTCGCCAAGCTGTGCGCGCAGTTTCCCGGCGAATATTGGCGCAAGCTCGATCGCGAGATGGCCTACCCCAAGGCCTTCGTCGATGCGCTGACCGAGGCCGGCTATCTCTCGGTGCTGATCCCCGAGGAATATGGCGGCGCGGGCCTGAAGCTGTCCGCGGCAGCGGCGATCCTGGAGGAGATCCAGCGCGCGGGCTGCAACGGCGGTGGCTGCCACGCCCAGATGTACACGATGGGCACGGTGCTGCGGCACGGCAATGCCGAGCAGAAGGCGAAATACCTGCCGAAGATCGCCAGCGGCGAATTGCGCCTGCAGGCCTTCGGCGTCACCGAGCCGACCAGCGGCACCGACACCTCCTCGCTGAAGACCTTCGCCCGCAAGGAGGGCAACGACAGCTACATCGTCAACGGCCAGAAGATCTGGACCAGCCGCGCCGAGCATTCCGACCTGATGGTGCTGCTTGCGCGCACCACGCCGAAGGACCAGGTCAAGAAGCGCACCGATGGTCTGTCCGTGTTCATCGTCGACATGCGCGAGGCCAAGAACAACGGCCTTGAGATCCGCCCGATCCGCACCATGATGAACCACGCGACGACGGAAGTGTTCTTCACCGACATGAAGGTGCCGGCGGAGAATTTGATCGGCGAGGAAGGCAAGGGCTTCCGCTACATCCTTTCCGGCATGAATGCCGAGCGCATCCTGATCGCGGCCGAATGCGTCGGCGACGCCAAATGGTTCATCGCGAAGGCGACCAACTACGCCAAGGAGCGCGCGGTGTTCGGTCGTCCCATCGGCCAGAACCAGGGCATCCAGTTCCCGATCGCCAAGGCCTACGCCTCGATGCGCGCGGCCGAGCTGATGGTGAAGGAAGCCACGCGCAAATACGAAGCCGGGCTCGACTGCGGCGCAGAGGCCAACATGGCCAAGATGCTGGCGGCGGACGCGTCATGGGAAGCGGCGAATGCCTGCATCCAGACCCATGGCGGCTTCGGCTTTGCCGAGGAATACGACGTCGAGCGCAAGTTCCGCGAGACGCGGCTCTATCAGGTGGCACCGATCTCGACCAACCTCGTGCTGTCCTTCGTCGCCGAGCATGTGCTCGGCATGCCCCGCTCATACTGA
- a CDS encoding YcjF family protein: MNDRSKPRRPATFRLDDPGVVVTEADETARPGRATIQITPEPDPAMLPVPIEAALPARRGFPWGTLFWSGLAGLTLLGTGLGVVHLVEDLFARSETLGFVGLALASVTALALAVVIGREALGLARLATIEKLHARAAAVLASDDRKESRVIVQDLLRIAHQNPQLARARATLESHAGEIIDGADMIRLAERELMSPLDAEARHLVSSAAQKVSIVTAVSPRAAIDVLFVFVAALRLIRQLAYLYGGRPGALGMIRLLRHVITHLAITGGMAASDSLVQQMLGHGIAAKLSQRLGEGVLNGLLTARLGLAAIDVTRPLPFAALPPPKLSDLATDLLRKKDGEE; encoded by the coding sequence ATGAACGACCGATCGAAGCCACGGCGGCCGGCGACGTTCCGGCTTGACGATCCCGGCGTCGTCGTCACCGAGGCGGACGAGACGGCGCGGCCCGGCCGCGCCACCATCCAGATCACGCCGGAGCCTGATCCGGCCATGCTGCCGGTGCCGATCGAGGCCGCGCTGCCGGCGCGGCGTGGTTTTCCCTGGGGCACGCTGTTCTGGTCGGGACTTGCCGGGCTGACGCTGCTCGGCACCGGGCTCGGCGTCGTGCATCTGGTCGAGGATTTGTTCGCGCGCAGCGAAACACTCGGCTTCGTCGGGCTTGCCCTCGCCTCCGTGACGGCGCTCGCGCTTGCGGTGGTGATCGGACGCGAGGCGCTCGGTCTCGCGCGCCTCGCGACGATCGAGAAGCTGCACGCGCGCGCTGCGGCGGTGCTTGCCAGCGATGACCGCAAGGAGAGTCGCGTCATCGTCCAGGACCTGCTCAGGATCGCGCACCAGAACCCGCAGCTCGCACGCGCCCGCGCCACCCTGGAGAGCCACGCCGGCGAGATCATTGATGGCGCCGACATGATCCGGCTCGCCGAGCGCGAGCTGATGTCGCCGCTGGACGCCGAGGCGCGGCACCTGGTGTCGTCGGCCGCACAAAAGGTCTCGATCGTGACCGCGGTGAGTCCGCGCGCGGCGATCGACGTGCTGTTCGTGTTCGTCGCCGCGCTGCGCCTGATCCGCCAGCTGGCCTATCTCTATGGCGGCCGCCCCGGCGCGCTCGGCATGATCCGCCTGCTCCGCCACGTCATCACCCATCTCGCCATCACCGGCGGCATGGCCGCGAGTGACAGCCTGGTGCAACAGATGCTGGGACACGGGATCGCGGCGAAGCTGTCGCAGCGGCTCGGCGAAGGCGTGCTCAACGGGCTGCTGACCGCGCGGCTGGGATTAGCTGCGATCGACGTGACCAGGCCATTGCCGTTCGCGGCGCTGCCGCCACCGAAACTGTCGGATCTTGCGACGGATTTGTTGCGCAAGAAGGATGGCGAGGAGTAA
- a CDS encoding FAS1-like dehydratase domain-containing protein has translation MTEKLDIDHLRQWIGRSTEATDIVTAQLVMGLRATLFQEVGAPKTGDAAPFTVHWCLAQPVFPMSMLGPDGHPTRGGFLPPVPLPRRMWAGGEIEFLQPLQVGDESTRTSRIADVQVKTGSTGTLCFVSVEHSISSPRGTAIRERQDIVYREMTSSAPATAKAPPPPPKAQHRETHVSDPVLLFRYSALTFNGHRIHYDRDYVTKVEGYPGLIFHGPLQAALIIEMAARLRGGKAPKKFTYRGLQPLFEGTEFSVNANETEAGMELWTANAEGQPTMKGTAVW, from the coding sequence ATGACCGAGAAGCTCGACATCGATCATTTGCGGCAATGGATCGGCCGCAGCACCGAGGCCACCGACATCGTCACCGCGCAGCTCGTCATGGGTCTGCGCGCGACGCTGTTCCAGGAGGTCGGCGCGCCCAAGACGGGTGACGCCGCACCGTTCACGGTGCATTGGTGCCTGGCACAGCCGGTGTTTCCGATGTCGATGCTCGGTCCCGACGGCCATCCGACCCGCGGCGGCTTCCTGCCGCCGGTGCCGCTGCCGCGCCGGATGTGGGCCGGCGGCGAGATCGAGTTTTTGCAGCCGCTGCAAGTCGGCGATGAATCGACGCGGACGTCGCGTATCGCCGATGTGCAGGTCAAGACAGGCTCGACCGGCACGCTCTGCTTCGTCTCGGTCGAGCACAGCATTTCCTCACCGCGCGGCACAGCCATCCGCGAGCGCCAGGACATCGTTTATCGCGAGATGACGAGCAGCGCGCCAGCGACCGCCAAGGCCCCGCCGCCGCCGCCGAAGGCGCAGCACCGCGAGACGCATGTGTCCGATCCCGTGCTGCTGTTTCGCTACTCCGCGCTGACCTTCAACGGCCACCGCATCCATTACGACCGCGACTACGTCACCAAGGTCGAAGGCTATCCGGGCCTGATCTTCCACGGCCCGTTGCAGGCGGCACTCATCATCGAGATGGCTGCAAGGCTGCGCGGCGGAAAGGCGCCGAAGAAATTTACCTATCGCGGGCTGCAGCCGCTGTTCGAGGGCACCGAGTTCTCCGTCAACGCCAACGAGACCGAGGCGGGCATGGAGCTGTGGACCGCGAACGCGGAGGGACAACCGACGATGAAGGGCACGGCGGTGTGGTAA
- a CDS encoding CaiB/BaiF CoA transferase family protein produces MGALDGIRVIAVEQAVAAPFCSSRLADAGAEGIKIERPEGDFARGYDAAAKGQSSYFVWLNRGKQSAVVDLTTTEGRAELEKLIASADVLIQNLKPGSMDKLGFSRERLLKDYPRLISCTITGYGDEGPYAHRKAYDLLIQAESGLASITGNPDGASRVGMSIVDVATGATAHAAILEALIGRGRTGKGADIRISMFDVMADWCTVPLLNAEAGNPPKRMGLRHPSIAPYGVFTSKDGKDILISIQSEREWKTLCAKVLAQPDLPADPRVANMVERVRNRDFTDKTVADIFGRMTRDELLKRLSDADIAFAEVNTMADLTRHPHLRRIEVDTPNGRVSYPAPAPIIVGEMRSYGAVPAIGERPQAKK; encoded by the coding sequence ATGGGAGCACTTGACGGGATCAGGGTGATTGCGGTCGAGCAGGCGGTGGCGGCGCCGTTCTGCTCCTCGCGGCTGGCGGATGCCGGCGCCGAGGGGATCAAGATCGAGCGACCCGAGGGCGATTTCGCCCGCGGCTATGACGCGGCGGCCAAGGGCCAGAGCAGCTACTTCGTCTGGCTCAATCGCGGCAAGCAATCGGCGGTGGTCGATCTGACCACGACGGAAGGCCGCGCCGAGCTGGAGAAGCTGATCGCCAGCGCCGACGTGCTGATCCAGAACCTCAAGCCGGGGTCGATGGACAAGCTCGGCTTCTCGCGCGAGCGGCTCCTGAAGGACTATCCCAGGCTGATCTCGTGCACCATCACCGGTTATGGCGACGAGGGCCCCTATGCCCATCGCAAGGCCTATGATCTCCTGATCCAGGCCGAGAGCGGGCTTGCCTCGATCACCGGCAATCCCGATGGCGCCTCGCGCGTCGGCATGTCGATCGTCGACGTCGCGACCGGCGCCACCGCACATGCGGCGATCCTGGAAGCGCTGATCGGGCGCGGGCGCACCGGCAAGGGCGCCGACATCCGCATCTCCATGTTCGACGTGATGGCGGACTGGTGCACGGTGCCGCTGCTCAACGCCGAAGCCGGCAATCCGCCCAAGCGCATGGGCCTTCGTCATCCCTCGATCGCGCCCTATGGCGTGTTCACCTCCAAGGACGGCAAGGACATCCTGATCTCGATCCAGAGCGAGCGGGAGTGGAAGACGCTGTGCGCGAAGGTGCTGGCCCAGCCGGACCTGCCGGCCGATCCCCGCGTCGCCAACATGGTCGAGCGCGTGCGCAACCGCGACTTCACCGACAAGACGGTCGCGGACATCTTCGGCAGGATGACGCGCGACGAGCTCCTCAAGCGGCTGTCGGATGCCGACATCGCCTTCGCCGAGGTCAACACCATGGCCGACCTCACCAGGCATCCGCATCTGCGGCGGATCGAGGTCGACACGCCGAACGGCCGTGTCAGCTATCCCGCGCCGGCGCCGATCATCGTCGGCGAGATGCGCAGCTATGGCGCCGTGCCCGCCATCGGCGAACGTCCCCAAGCGAAGAAGTAG
- the mdlC gene encoding benzoylformate decarboxylase — protein MAKNGKTGSKSVTVKQATLDLLRAFGITKVFGNPGSTELPFLSDWPDDIDYVLALQEASAVGMADGYAQATRNAGFVNLHSAAGVGNALGNIYTAHRNQTPLVITAGQQARSILPLQAFLYAERASEFPRPYVKYSVEPARPEDVPAAIARAYYTAMQPPCGPTFVSIPIDDWAHACAPIEARTVSREIGPEPKAMKALVTALGSAKHPALVVGPGVDRAGAVDLMVRVAEKAKASVWVSPFSARCSFPEHHPQFAGFLHASPAQLSDALRAHDLVVVVGAPVFTFHVEGHAAIFDGGATIFQITDDADAAAVTPVGTSIIATMKPALSLLLELLPESKRATPKGRMLPAPPPAADPLPVEFLLHSLSQAMPDDASLVEEVPSHRPAMQKFLPMRGQDSFYTMSSGGLGYSLPAAVGMALGKPSSRTICLIGDGSAMYSIQALWTAAQRKLPLTIVVINNSGYGAMRSFSQVMQVRNVPGLELPGIDFVRLAEGMGCHAVRVSKAAELGEALKRGMAHAGTSLVEVVVDSTVPVLYGQKH, from the coding sequence ATGGCCAAGAACGGCAAGACCGGCAGCAAGTCCGTCACCGTGAAGCAGGCGACACTCGACCTGCTGCGCGCCTTCGGCATCACGAAAGTGTTCGGCAATCCCGGCTCGACCGAGCTGCCTTTCCTCAGCGACTGGCCCGACGACATCGATTACGTGCTGGCGCTGCAGGAAGCTTCTGCGGTCGGCATGGCCGATGGCTATGCGCAGGCGACCCGCAATGCGGGTTTCGTCAATCTGCATTCGGCGGCCGGCGTCGGCAACGCGCTCGGCAATATCTACACCGCGCACCGCAACCAGACGCCGCTGGTGATCACGGCGGGCCAGCAGGCGCGCTCGATCCTGCCGCTGCAGGCGTTCCTCTATGCCGAGCGCGCCTCCGAATTCCCGCGACCTTACGTCAAATACAGCGTCGAGCCGGCGCGGCCCGAGGACGTGCCGGCCGCGATCGCACGCGCCTATTACACCGCGATGCAGCCGCCGTGCGGGCCGACCTTCGTGTCGATCCCGATCGACGATTGGGCGCATGCCTGCGCGCCGATCGAAGCGCGGACAGTGAGCCGCGAGATCGGCCCCGAGCCGAAGGCGATGAAGGCGCTGGTCACAGCGCTCGGATCGGCAAAACACCCCGCCCTGGTCGTCGGCCCCGGCGTCGACCGCGCCGGCGCGGTGGATCTGATGGTGCGCGTCGCGGAGAAAGCCAAGGCGAGCGTCTGGGTCAGCCCGTTCTCGGCGCGCTGCTCCTTCCCCGAGCATCACCCGCAATTCGCAGGCTTCCTGCACGCTTCGCCCGCGCAGCTCTCCGACGCGCTGCGCGCGCATGACCTCGTCGTCGTCGTCGGCGCGCCGGTGTTCACCTTCCATGTCGAGGGCCATGCCGCGATCTTCGACGGCGGCGCGACCATCTTCCAGATCACCGACGATGCCGATGCCGCGGCCGTCACGCCCGTCGGCACCAGCATCATCGCCACCATGAAGCCGGCGCTCAGCCTGCTGCTCGAGCTCCTGCCCGAGAGCAAGCGCGCCACGCCAAAAGGACGTATGCTGCCGGCGCCGCCGCCGGCGGCCGATCCGCTGCCGGTCGAATTCCTGCTGCATTCGCTGTCGCAGGCGATGCCGGATGATGCCTCGCTGGTCGAGGAAGTGCCCTCGCACCGCCCAGCGATGCAAAAATTCCTGCCGATGCGCGGCCAAGACAGCTTTTATACGATGTCGAGCGGCGGCCTCGGCTATTCCCTGCCCGCCGCGGTGGGCATGGCGCTCGGCAAGCCGAGCAGCCGCACGATCTGCCTGATCGGTGACGGCTCGGCGATGTATTCGATCCAGGCGCTGTGGACCGCCGCGCAGCGCAAGCTGCCGCTCACCATCGTCGTCATCAACAATTCCGGCTATGGCGCGATGCGCTCGTTCAGCCAGGTGATGCAGGTGCGCAACGTGCCGGGACTGGAGCTGCCCGGCATCGATTTCGTCCGGCTCGCGGAGGGCATGGGCTGCCATGCCGTGAGGGTCAGCAAGGCCGCAGAGCTCGGCGAGGCGCTGAAGCGCGGCATGGCGCATGCAGGCACCAGCCTCGTCGAGGTCGTCGTGGATTCAACCGTGCCGGTACTGTACGGGCAGAAGCATTGA
- a CDS encoding SDR family oxidoreductase yields MQVTGKVVVVTGGANGIGRALCEAFHNAGAAKVVVADMDAANARAVAAMVDGAAFKCDVAQEKDIAHVIEETERQFGPIALFCSNAGIGGGFDPMSENAGGASDEPWQRSWAIHVMAHVYAARHLIPRMKARGGGYFLNTISAAGLLSQVGSPAYSTTKHAAVGFAENLAISHKAHNIKVSILCPQGVDTNMLRSIPKGPQSGDGDLTPEQVAKDVLAGLEQETFLILPHPQVLGYMRKKTENYDRWIGGMAKIQAKMREEFGK; encoded by the coding sequence ATGCAGGTGACCGGCAAGGTCGTGGTCGTCACGGGCGGCGCAAACGGTATCGGCAGGGCGCTGTGCGAGGCCTTTCACAACGCGGGCGCGGCCAAGGTCGTCGTCGCCGATATGGACGCCGCCAATGCAAGGGCGGTCGCCGCCATGGTGGATGGCGCCGCCTTCAAATGCGACGTCGCGCAGGAGAAGGACATTGCGCACGTCATCGAGGAGACCGAGCGCCAGTTCGGCCCCATCGCCCTGTTCTGCTCCAATGCCGGCATCGGCGGCGGCTTCGATCCGATGTCGGAGAATGCCGGCGGTGCTTCCGACGAGCCGTGGCAGCGCAGCTGGGCGATCCACGTGATGGCCCATGTCTATGCCGCGCGGCATCTGATTCCGCGCATGAAGGCGCGCGGCGGCGGTTATTTCCTCAACACCATCTCGGCCGCGGGCCTGTTGTCGCAGGTCGGCAGCCCGGCCTATTCGACCACCAAGCACGCTGCGGTCGGCTTTGCCGAGAATCTCGCGATCTCGCACAAGGCGCATAACATCAAGGTCTCGATCCTCTGCCCTCAGGGTGTCGACACCAACATGCTGCGCTCGATCCCGAAAGGCCCACAATCCGGCGACGGCGATCTCACACCGGAGCAGGTCGCCAAGGACGTGCTCGCCGGTCTCGAGCAGGAGACCTTCCTGATTCTCCCGCACCCCCAGGTGCTCGGCTACATGCGCAAGAAGACCGAGAATTACGACCGCTGGATCGGCGGCATGGCCAAGATCCAAGCCAAGATGCGGGAGGAGTTCGGAAAGTGA
- a CDS encoding SDR family NAD(P)-dependent oxidoreductase encodes MSGALPTGMRMQGKVCLVTGGGSGIGRATALQMATEGADAVIVAGRREAEIEATAASCRELGAEAIALKTDITREDEVERLVRTANDRCGRLDVAFNNAGFQERRAPLEQQGTDIYDSVFDTNVRALFLCLRHQLPVMLAQGRGSIVVNASVSGMRNPNPGFSLYSASKAAVISLTRSAAMENAPRGIRINAIAPGRVVTDMMLRAGVGDVATVSAGLPLRRMGSPEEVAEAVVWLSSDASSYVVGHVLAADGGFLAS; translated from the coding sequence ATGAGCGGAGCTTTGCCGACGGGGATGCGGATGCAGGGCAAGGTCTGCCTGGTGACCGGTGGCGGCAGCGGCATCGGCCGCGCCACCGCGTTGCAGATGGCGACCGAAGGCGCGGATGCGGTCATCGTCGCGGGCCGCCGCGAGGCCGAGATCGAGGCGACCGCCGCTTCGTGCCGCGAGCTCGGCGCGGAAGCGATTGCGCTCAAGACCGACATCACACGCGAGGACGAGGTCGAGCGGCTGGTTCGCACCGCGAATGACCGTTGCGGCCGGCTCGACGTCGCCTTCAACAATGCCGGCTTCCAGGAGCGCCGCGCGCCGCTCGAACAGCAGGGCACCGACATCTACGACAGCGTGTTCGACACCAATGTCCGGGCGCTGTTCCTGTGCCTGCGCCACCAATTGCCGGTGATGTTGGCGCAGGGGCGCGGCAGCATCGTCGTCAATGCCTCCGTCAGCGGCATGCGCAATCCCAATCCGGGCTTCTCGCTCTACTCGGCGTCCAAGGCGGCCGTGATCTCCCTGACGCGCTCGGCGGCGATGGAGAATGCCCCGCGCGGAATCCGCATCAACGCCATCGCGCCTGGCCGCGTCGTCACCGACATGATGCTGCGCGCCGGCGTCGGCGATGTCGCGACGGTCAGCGCGGGATTGCCGTTGCGGCGGATGGGTAGTCCGGAGGAGGTGGCGGAAGCCGTGGTGTGGCTGTCGTCCGACGCGTCATCTTACGTGGTTGGACACGTGCTGGCGGCGGACGGGGGATTCTTGGCGTCATAG
- a CDS encoding MarR family winged helix-turn-helix transcriptional regulator, giving the protein MAELSLIDDIRAASRLMVRELGFMDATVAASDYPPSAVHTILEIGIRGPMTSGELGDFLLLEKSSVSRLVRKLVDCGELKETADETDARSKLLSLTAKGRRTLEALHAFGRQQVRGALATLTEAEQRKVREGMMLYARALRASRVEEMSEPR; this is encoded by the coding sequence ATGGCTGAGCTTTCGCTGATCGACGACATCCGCGCCGCCTCGCGCCTGATGGTGCGCGAGCTCGGCTTCATGGATGCGACGGTCGCGGCCTCGGACTATCCGCCCTCGGCGGTCCACACCATCCTTGAGATCGGCATCCGCGGTCCGATGACGTCAGGCGAGCTCGGCGATTTCCTGCTGCTCGAAAAATCCAGCGTCAGCCGCCTGGTGCGCAAGCTGGTCGATTGCGGCGAGCTCAAGGAGACGGCGGATGAGACGGACGCCCGCAGCAAGCTGTTGTCGCTGACGGCGAAGGGCCGGCGCACGCTGGAGGCGCTGCATGCCTTCGGCCGCCAGCAGGTGCGCGGCGCGCTAGCGACGCTGACGGAAGCGGAGCAGCGCAAGGTGCGCGAGGGCATGATGCTCTATGCGCGGGCGCTGCGGGCGAGCCGGGTGGAGGAGATGTCGGAGCCCAGATAG
- a CDS encoding YcjX family protein has protein sequence MAFSFQDMVEEARLSARALIDYGEHFFNPTVRLGVTGLSRAGKTVFITALIHGLTRGGRFPVFEAYASGRIARAHLAPQPDDAVPRFAYEGHLHALVEERRWPNSTVDISELRLVIDYQRRNGADRTLTLDIVDYPGEWLLALPLLQKSFEQWSAESLALSREAPRAHLAAEWHAHLATLKPEAREDEQATLTAARLFTDYLRACRNERVAMSLLPPGRFLMPGNLAGSPALTFAPLDVPNGAQAPEGSLWAMMVRRFEAYKDVVVRPFFRDHFARLDRQIVLADALAAFNSGPEALHDLEAALAGILDCFNVGRSTLLSSLFRPRIDRILFAATKADHLHHSSHDRLEAVLRRAVSGAVARAENTGAAIDVVALAAVRATREAQVARGRDKLPSILGTPAAGESAGGEFFDGNTEVATFPGDLPLDPEPLFNGTDAFRGLATEAADRSDFRFLRFRPPKLEREGTNEPTLPHIRLDRALQFLIGDKLA, from the coding sequence ATGGCATTCAGTTTCCAGGATATGGTCGAAGAAGCGCGGCTGTCGGCGCGGGCGCTGATCGACTATGGCGAGCACTTCTTCAACCCGACGGTGCGGCTCGGGGTCACCGGCCTGTCGCGGGCCGGCAAGACCGTGTTCATCACCGCGCTGATCCACGGCCTCACCCGCGGCGGTCGGTTTCCGGTGTTCGAAGCCTATGCCTCCGGCCGGATTGCGCGAGCGCATCTGGCGCCGCAGCCGGACGATGCCGTGCCCCGGTTTGCCTATGAGGGCCACCTGCACGCGCTGGTCGAGGAGCGACGCTGGCCGAATTCGACGGTCGACATCAGCGAGCTCAGGCTCGTTATCGACTATCAGCGCCGCAACGGCGCCGACCGCACGCTGACGCTCGACATCGTCGACTATCCCGGCGAATGGCTGCTCGCCCTGCCGCTCCTGCAGAAGAGTTTTGAGCAATGGTCGGCGGAAAGCCTTGCGCTGTCGCGCGAGGCGCCGCGCGCGCATCTCGCCGCCGAGTGGCACGCGCATCTCGCAACGCTCAAGCCCGAGGCGCGCGAGGACGAGCAGGCGACGCTGACGGCGGCAAGGCTCTTCACCGATTATTTGCGCGCCTGCCGCAACGAGCGCGTTGCGATGAGCTTGCTGCCGCCCGGCCGTTTCCTGATGCCCGGCAATCTCGCGGGCTCGCCGGCGCTGACTTTCGCACCGCTCGACGTGCCCAACGGCGCGCAGGCGCCGGAGGGATCGCTGTGGGCGATGATGGTGCGCCGCTTCGAGGCCTACAAGGACGTCGTGGTGCGGCCGTTCTTCCGCGACCATTTTGCCCGGCTCGATCGCCAGATCGTGCTGGCCGACGCGCTTGCCGCATTCAATTCCGGTCCCGAGGCGCTGCACGATCTCGAAGCTGCCCTCGCCGGCATTCTCGATTGCTTCAACGTCGGCCGCAGCACCCTGCTCTCCAGCCTGTTCCGGCCGCGCATCGACCGCATCCTGTTCGCGGCGACCAAGGCGGACCATCTGCACCATTCCAGCCACGACCGGCTCGAGGCCGTGCTGCGCCGCGCCGTCTCGGGCGCAGTCGCGCGCGCGGAAAATACCGGCGCGGCGATCGACGTCGTGGCGCTCGCCGCCGTGCGCGCCACAAGAGAGGCTCAAGTCGCCCGCGGCCGCGACAAATTGCCGTCGATCCTGGGAACGCCGGCCGCGGGCGAAAGCGCCGGCGGCGAGTTCTTCGATGGCAACACGGAAGTGGCGACCTTTCCGGGCGATTTGCCGCTGGATCCCGAGCCGCTCTTCAACGGCACCGATGCGTTCCGCGGCCTCGCGACCGAGGCCGCCGACAGAAGCGATTTCCGCTTCCTGCGCTTCCGCCCGCCCAAGCTCGAACGCGAGGGAACGAACGAGCCGACGCTGCCACACATCCGCCTTGACCGTGCCTTGCAGTTCCTGATCGGAGACAAGCTCGCATGA